The proteins below are encoded in one region of Pseudonocardia sp. DSM 110487:
- a CDS encoding SH3-like domain-containing protein has product MTEPRFMAGDRVRTTTVDPPHHTRLPRYARGQVGEVVEVQGTWPLADERAQGLPDARVEPVYTVRFAAEDLWGPPGGHWVQVELWESYLEVVA; this is encoded by the coding sequence ATGACTGAGCCCCGGTTCATGGCTGGCGACCGCGTGCGCACCACGACCGTGGACCCGCCGCACCACACCCGGCTGCCCCGCTACGCCCGTGGGCAGGTCGGTGAGGTGGTGGAGGTGCAGGGCACGTGGCCGCTGGCCGACGAACGGGCGCAGGGCTTGCCCGACGCGCGGGTGGAGCCCGTCTACACGGTCCGTTTCGCGGCCGAGGACCTGTGGGGGCCGCCGGGCGGGCACTGGGTGCAGGTCGAGCTGTGGGAGTCCTACCTGGAGGTGGTCGCATGA
- a CDS encoding SH3-like domain-containing protein: MSRVNDVGGQSGFGPIIVDADEPPFHADWEARVYALNVAMLRAGVYNLDQFRDAIERMPPAEYLAASYYERWLHAIETLTAGHDTAGHD; this comes from the coding sequence ATGTCACGGGTCAACGACGTCGGGGGGCAGTCCGGCTTCGGGCCGATCATCGTCGATGCGGACGAGCCTCCGTTCCACGCCGACTGGGAGGCGCGGGTCTACGCGCTCAACGTCGCGATGCTGCGGGCCGGGGTCTACAACCTCGACCAGTTCCGCGACGCGATCGAGCGGATGCCGCCCGCCGAGTACCTCGCGGCGTCCTACTACGAGCGCTGGCTCCACGCGATCGAGACGTTGACCGCGGGCCATGACACCGCTGGCCATGACTGA
- a CDS encoding ABC transporter substrate-binding protein produces MTPDRSSGPRLDRRSVLRLCLATAAGMATVPLAGCAGPTGSPGPDTVVLGLNRSLASLDNKLNQFDAAVTVQRAVRQALTAIGPGMTAQPVLAEEFVQSSPTSWSVRLRDGVRYSDGSPVEVADVDTAVRMYGQVNGSFIAGLFPELPTVHPVDERTFRLETLEPVPVLDLLMANILVTPAAANRPEQLTDGIGSGPFRVVAANGGTGEYTLAANENYWGPRPSLASVQVRFVPEESSRVVAMRSGELDVIDSITPDSAEQLEGLPGVVIERSPSTRTNQLFYNFRKPAGHPLADVRVREALTYAIDGDALAQQVLVGSVTPATGLVSSSLVGAVETGGYRYDPARARQTLDALGVRDLELVIIWESGEFPADTSVMEAVAAMLGDVGVRTRLQQFQPGGDIQQWRQGRGGDWDILGNGYPGPTGEAATSLQGMYGGTPEKEATRDTYQGYVMPEIAAGLAAAAREPDPTRRLAMLADTQHAIWATWPCLWAFVPDVVLARRERVSGIALQPTNSYDISSVRLEA; encoded by the coding sequence ATGACCCCTGATCGATCGTCCGGACCACGGCTGGACCGCCGTTCGGTGCTCCGCCTCTGCCTGGCCACCGCGGCCGGCATGGCCACGGTTCCGCTCGCCGGCTGCGCAGGCCCGACCGGCAGCCCCGGCCCCGACACCGTGGTGCTCGGGCTCAACCGCTCCCTGGCGAGCCTGGACAACAAGCTCAACCAGTTCGACGCCGCGGTCACCGTGCAGCGGGCGGTGCGGCAGGCCCTCACCGCCATCGGGCCCGGCATGACCGCGCAGCCGGTGCTGGCCGAGGAGTTCGTGCAGTCCTCCCCCACCAGCTGGTCGGTGCGGCTGCGCGACGGCGTGCGCTACTCGGACGGCAGCCCGGTCGAGGTGGCCGACGTCGACACCGCGGTGCGCATGTACGGCCAGGTCAACGGCTCGTTCATCGCGGGCCTGTTCCCCGAGCTGCCCACCGTCCACCCGGTCGACGAGCGCACGTTCCGGCTCGAGACGCTGGAGCCCGTTCCAGTGCTCGATCTGCTGATGGCCAACATCCTGGTCACCCCGGCCGCGGCCAACCGCCCCGAGCAGCTCACCGACGGCATCGGCTCCGGCCCGTTCCGCGTGGTCGCGGCCAACGGCGGCACCGGCGAGTACACCCTCGCGGCCAACGAGAACTACTGGGGCCCGCGCCCGTCGCTCGCGTCCGTGCAGGTCCGGTTCGTGCCGGAGGAGTCGAGCCGGGTCGTCGCGATGCGCAGCGGCGAGCTCGACGTCATCGACAGCATCACGCCCGACTCCGCCGAGCAGCTCGAAGGCCTGCCCGGCGTCGTCATCGAGCGCTCGCCGAGCACCCGGACCAACCAGCTCTTCTACAACTTCCGCAAGCCCGCCGGGCACCCCCTCGCCGACGTGCGCGTGCGGGAGGCGCTGACCTACGCGATCGACGGCGACGCGCTCGCGCAGCAGGTGCTGGTCGGTTCGGTCACGCCGGCGACGGGCCTGGTCTCGTCGAGCCTGGTGGGCGCGGTCGAGACGGGCGGCTACCGCTACGACCCGGCCCGGGCCCGCCAGACCCTGGACGCGCTCGGGGTGCGGGACCTGGAGCTCGTGATCATCTGGGAGTCCGGTGAGTTCCCCGCCGACACGTCCGTGATGGAGGCGGTGGCGGCGATGCTCGGCGACGTCGGCGTGCGCACCCGGCTGCAGCAGTTCCAGCCCGGCGGCGACATCCAGCAGTGGCGGCAGGGCCGCGGCGGCGACTGGGACATCCTCGGCAACGGCTATCCCGGCCCCACCGGCGAGGCCGCGACGTCGCTACAGGGCATGTACGGCGGCACCCCAGAGAAGGAAGCCACCCGCGACACCTACCAGGGCTACGTGATGCCCGAGATCGCCGCAGGGCTCGCCGCGGCGGCCCGCGAGCCCGATCCCACCCGGCGGCTCGCGATGCTCGCCGACACGCAGCACGCGATCTGGGCCACCTGGCCGTGCCTGTGGGCGTTCGTCCCGGACGTCGTCCTGGCCCGCCGGGAGCGGGTCAGCGGCATCGCGCTGCAGCCCACCAACTCCTACGACATCTCGTCCGTCCGGCTGGAGGCCTGA
- a CDS encoding ABC transporter permease, producing the protein MLRYLGLRVGQGLLTVFLTVSTVFLLVRLAPGDPAAAYAPPSATTEDLERVRAQFGLDQPLLTQYGVFLRNLIQGDLGTSYSFQAPALDVVLGRLPYTTTLATSAILLTTVVAVPLGVWMARRADTMRELAGNLVTIAGQSMPDFWTGIMLLTLFAVAVPILPASGFATWGGLVLPTVTIAILQVALISRLVRREMVGALGSPYLAVARSRGYGEHFLIWRYAMANSAIPVLTALGTRFAAMLNGVVVVEVVFSWPGVGSLVVRALETRDYPLIQATVLVTAALAIGVQLLVDLAYPLLDPRVRLGKVANA; encoded by the coding sequence ATGCTGCGCTACCTCGGCCTCCGCGTCGGGCAGGGACTGCTGACCGTGTTCCTGACGGTCTCGACGGTGTTCCTGCTGGTCCGCCTCGCCCCCGGCGACCCGGCCGCCGCCTACGCCCCTCCGAGCGCCACCACCGAAGACCTCGAACGCGTGCGCGCGCAGTTCGGGCTCGACCAGCCCCTGCTCACGCAGTACGGCGTGTTCCTGCGCAACCTGATCCAGGGCGACCTGGGCACCAGCTACTCGTTCCAGGCCCCCGCGTTGGACGTCGTGTTGGGCAGGCTCCCGTACACGACGACCCTGGCGACGTCGGCGATCCTGCTGACGACCGTGGTGGCGGTGCCGCTCGGCGTCTGGATGGCCCGGCGCGCCGACACCATGCGCGAGCTCGCAGGCAACCTGGTCACGATCGCCGGCCAGTCCATGCCGGACTTCTGGACCGGCATCATGCTGCTCACCCTGTTCGCCGTGGCGGTGCCGATCCTGCCCGCCTCCGGCTTCGCGACGTGGGGCGGGCTGGTGCTGCCCACCGTGACGATCGCGATCCTGCAGGTCGCGCTCATCTCGCGGCTCGTGCGGCGCGAGATGGTCGGCGCGCTCGGTTCGCCGTACCTCGCCGTCGCCCGCTCCCGCGGATACGGCGAGCACTTCCTGATCTGGCGCTACGCGATGGCCAACTCCGCCATCCCGGTGCTCACCGCTCTCGGCACCCGCTTCGCCGCGATGCTCAACGGCGTCGTGGTCGTCGAGGTGGTGTTCTCGTGGCCCGGCGTCGGCTCCCTGGTCGTGCGCGCCCTGGAGACCCGGGACTACCCCCTGATCCAGGCCACCGTGCTCGTCACCGCGGCGCTCGCCATCGGCGTGCAGCTGCTCGTCGATCTCGCCTACCCGCTGCTCGACCCGCGGGTCCGACTCGGAAAGGTGGCCAACGCATGA